One Bemisia tabaci chromosome 4, PGI_BMITA_v3 genomic window, taTTTCACTAaattggtcacatgcgcttttgcgcaatgtgaatgcgtgttatcactaagtcattcgcgaactaggggtcccttacgttcaatttacgttgaaataattacacagagcagtaaggtgtacaacacgagccgtattttcaccttcggctgccgatgtgcgacgttgccattttttgaagtgaaaactcttaaagatgcataactccgctgcatttcaaccgatttcaatgaacttttttttaaaatgttcctcttaaatagagctatctaatggcatttaggtttctggattttatttaccttagggaggcacttaggtcgtttatatggttctttgcagagatttttcatacaaaaaatagtgttgctatttttttttcttttttttcaggagggggtctgtatttcccccgattttttttaacattcaaactagatcggaagatcaccatcgcttaaagtataatgtaaaaatcttggtaaattagcaacaccaccttctcctgtacaatgagagcgtcgctttcaatatttgtacacgtaagaatagtgattaaaagaatccctttttttaaaagttctttcttttaaattttgccattttaaaccctcccacaatccgccgagaaaaaaaaaaatataaatagcaacactattttttgtatgaaaaatctctgcaaagaaccatataaacgacctaagtgcctccctaaggtaaataaaatccagaaacctaaatgccattagatagctctatttaagaggaacattttaaaaaaaagttcattgaaatcggttgaaatgcagcggagttatgcatctttaagagttttcacttcaaaaaatggcaacgtcgcacatcggcagccgaaggtgaaaatacggctcgtgttgtacaccttactgctctgtgtaattatttcaacgtaaattgaacgtaagggacccctagttcgcgaatgacttagtgataacacgcattcacattgcgcaaaagcgcatgtgaccaattctatcggcagcacaaagaaaattcggtgtaattttcggacagcttcgttgaacaatttctctgtaaaaaaatataatggcggcggaaatttttaaacgtcgcatggcgcttgtgatactttgcctggaggTGACGAGATCACCTTAAATAAGGGGACTCAATGTGCATTTTAACGTTCCAGTGGATCACTACCAACTTCTCACGTGCCGCCTAGCCTCCGATGAATGGTAGCCGTTAGTAGGGGCGCCAGACGGAGGAGTGGTCGGCGTTGGCCCGGTGCTGTGAGACGCTGGTGGCGCAGCGCTGATCCTCTTCGCCGGCGTGTCGGCCGAGGGAGCTGGACGAGTTGTAGAGCTGCGAGTAGAGGAGCGAGGCCGGGAGCACGGGGTAGTGGGCCGGGTGGGAGGTGTAGCCGTGGGAGCCGGCGTGGTGAtgatggtggtggtggtggaaGTGGCCGTTGGTGGCGGGTGCCGGAGCCGGGGGCGCCGGGGCGGGGGCCGGGAGGAGGACGTCCTCGCTGCCGCCGGGCGAGTCGGCCGTCGAGGAGTCGGACAGGGAGCGCGGCCCGGCCATGAAGTCGGCCGTCCCGTACTTGGGGAACAGCAGCGAGCGGTCGTGTCCGTTCGACTCCGAGTCCATCGCCTGGAGCTGCGTCTGCGAGGACATCAGTTGCTGGTCCATGTCCGTCGCCCCGGGCGTCACGCCGTCGTGGAGCCCCACTGAAATCACAAGAACGGGAAATGATTCACACTGGGGCAAAACCATTCGCATCATAGATGCATAACTTCTGAccagcgagccgattattgaaattgatagacaaagcgatagacaaagaagacatagggagtatgacgctatcctattggttgtaaTGGGttgttcctatagactaagggagaaaatgatagacgaACTGTCGGGTTCCTCGGGgattgccgttacttagtctattacctacctcctttgtccattgcaaccacccgcttccaccaataggatccctccatacctcttttgtcttctttgtccatagctttgtctatcaatttcgataatcggcccgcaggaagTCTTGTCTCAATGCAGGGTTGAGTGGCAACAGTCTCAGAGTTCCAAATagtaaatggattacattttgcaaaaaggaaccactatctttggctctcccatgaaagcacatgtctgcataggaaaaccaatggcatgtatgttgtttctaaaatgggccagaaaaagtggttccttattgcaaaatgtaatccaaattatggacgtattttaatcaaaatgaactacagggttattcaaaagtcacgcaccactggccataactttagttctaattaagatatcgactTGCAGTTTAAGGCACTTTTGCTCATATCGAGGAGGAAACTTCTTAAGGTACATTATAGTTTTTTATCCCCtttgggagaggggggggggggcaactcaaaaatttcaaatagccaCTCCCCTCGTGGCCAGTGGAGCGTGACTtatgaataaccctgtatcttgATTTTCATCCTAAAATTGGCCCATGTCTTTTGATATGAATGAATTAACATTATACTctaaaaattggactacattttgcaatttggacctacagattctggcccggtttaaaaacaacatatgcaccattagtttccctatgcacataagtattttcccagaagagccagaatttataattccgaattgcaaaatgcagtcaaaataTGAATTCATAAGAATAAAATGCCCGCACGACGCTTGCAGCGCGAAGCGCTCAAGGAAGTTAGACCACGAAGCGGTTACAGGACACAGCattacctccccccccccccttagtaAATACGAATTTAccatattttagcagattatgTTGGCACAAGatacgcttgtgatactttggccggtcGGTGGCTAATTagaattttaaagtattttaaaatcctCTTAATCCCAGGATGGGCAAAAGTTACGCCCAATACGCCATGACTTTTTCGATTATTGGGTTAAAATGTATCAGTTTGGACTGTTTTCCTAACCATGGAGGGGGAAACCCTTTCGGGTGGGCTCCACGACCCCCGACCTCCTAGGGGAGTACATTCAAAATTATCGACATTTTTAAATGAGGACCCCCCATACTTGCGACGCAACAAGTTAGAGCGTATCGAGCGCTTCTTAAGCCCGTCCAGGTAGAATGTCCAACAGTTTTTCAGAGGTGGCTGGATTGAACTTACGTGCTGAGGCGTTGGAGGCGTTGGTTGGTGAAGAGTAGTTGTCGTGGACGGGGGCCTCAGCGGCGCTGGCGGTGAAGCCCAAGGCGGGGGTGTTGAAGCCCCCCGACGCGGCGCAGCTGCTGAAGGAGCTCGCGCCCAGGTAGCTCGAGTACGGCGTGGCAGTACTGCAGCTCCAGTGGTGCCCGTTATTCAGCCCGAACTGACCCATATCTGTCAACACAAACCCAAAACCCTTTTTGagaccaaaataaaaaatcgtcTTTGTTGCATCTAAAGCCCGATTTGAACTTTCAGACTTTTCATCCGACATAATTGGAGGAAAAGTTTAATGGAAAGTTGAAcgcaaaaatgtaattcaattatTGCTCTCCGTTAAACCTTCCATCCAAAATTGGCTGGaaagttgaatgtgacgtcacattcaagtttccgttcaatatttcatcaaattgtcgtttTTTGCGTTAGTATCAGATCATacaatccaacttttcattaCGACAAATTGCATTCATGagttggatgaaaagtttgatagtgtgaattagGCTCAACAGCGTAAATCCCTGTTAAGAAAAGTGTTCGGATGAGTCTCTTCTCTGAGTAATGAGACTGAAGTTTCAGACCGATTTTTGAGCGCACGTAGGTGAAGTCACCGCTGGCCTactcaaaacaaaaacaaaaaaactgatgaaagcAGTGACGAAGCCAAAACAATTTCATTTCACCAAGGGGGCTGAATCCCCTTACATTCCAGGTACAACCTGTCAGTGGGAATTCATAGGTCAATTTTGATTGATTTCAGGACATTGTTTAAGCGCTTAGCCGATGAGGAGCGCTTTTTGACTTCAATATGCGTGAGTTTTAGTACACTGGTGGCAATGCtttcaaatggcgcaccagctcaacaaCAAGATGACGGATAAAGGCCTTGCACATTTAGAATAGATTGATCAGTGATACCTTTATTTGATGTTTCTGATGTCACAACACGGAGAACAATAATAGTTTTTCTATAGTTTGTTTTTTTAGCGGTAAATGTACCCTGAAGGAAGTTCCACCTGCCACATTTTCTTCCGTCTCCGTCATGTCAATCATGTAGAAAGTAGCTGCACAAGTGACTACTTGTTCAGTACTGATAGTATTGAAGTTGCAGAAATTATGCACCAAATAAGTTGGGCCATTTAGTACTTTTTTTTGACGGTCAATTCATCCGACTATAATGGGCCAAAACTTAGTGCACGGACTATCTAATCATGTCTTACAAATCGGTAAATTTTGACATTCAGAACACAATTCGCGGATACGCATAACCAACTGATTGACCATTGCTTTTAAATTGGACCAGAAATTGCATTCGGATGAATAATGCTGttggaaacaaaaataatggCGTTTGGCACCAAATTCGGTTGTTGGAGAAATGACGAGAAGGGAACGGGACAGGCCGGCTGAATGCTGAGCGACAGACTTCGTTTTCAATTACGGCTCGCGCCGCGGATAACGAATGAGTTATGATCCGGTCGAAAAAATATGTCTTTCCCGCATCCACAACCCCATTGGCGTGGCTACCCACCTCCCATCACCCTATCCACCCTCGCGAGTCAACGAGAAAATCGCAATGCCATCGACGAACGAACGTTGCTGTCTCCATGACCGATGTTTCGTGCGCATCAGTCAAGAAAGCGCAACGATGCCACATCAACTGGAAATCGATGGGATAGTCTCATTGacaattgaaaaatgaattatatGATACTTAATGCCCAAGAATAAGGTgtacttttcattttcagacTAAAACTTTTTTCAGGGGTGTTATTTTACACCGAACGGTGAGAACTTGTCGGGAGGTAGTAACGTTTGTAGAGTAGAagacaaaactttaaaaactctcAGATGATGGCCTTAAATTGCAGGTATGAGAaacaccttcaattttgcatccAAACGTCATTTTCATCAGTCACAATTAAACTCAACGAGGGTAGCAGTGGAAGTACCTTAAATATTTCAGAATGAAGGAATGGTTTTCCAAGCATAATTGATGCGTTACGGTGACTCCCATGATCGTTACacttttttgcacatttcttttactaattttaagctACGTCATTCACCTGAATAAGAAGAAATCGAGGATCAAACGAAATACATGAAAGCTCCCTGATATTTACCTGATTCTCttaaaaagatcgatttttcCAGGCAAGAATTATCTCTGGAAGCAACACACGTGCAGTAAATAAgtggagaaaatgaagaaagcaCACCTTTACATCccccttttgaaaaataaaaaaaggggacAATAATtcgtttattttgttttatgttttttaaaacACATACtatgtatagacataccgtccgcgttccgggatCAGAGGCCGGAGGTTCTGAGCGGAGCACCTGGAGCAaccgaagttacggctccagcacccgtaattttcggcctctgagcccggaacggacggtatatctatatagcccgtaacctCTCCTTTCAGTGTACGGTTCATCTTCAATTCCTGAGACCGATCCTAAGCTCTAAGGGCTGCTAAATGTTCAATTCGACCCGATAGCACAAGCGAGACGagaaaaaagcttttaaaaatgCGAGCGCGGCAACCGCGCCGGAAGAAGAGTCTCAAAATTACCTCTTCCCTTCGACtttttattacatatttttGCGGGCTCACAAAGCGGTTTCACAGGTTTGATTTGTCCGACGGCGACGTCCGTCACGCGACTCGGTTCGCTTCTCGGTTTCCTCCTGGTTTCCATTTAATTTACTCCCTGTATTCTATTTGCTTGCCATTTCCCCGCTAAACGATTTAACGACGTGTTTCCCATCTGTGCTCCTtgtcacacacacacacacacccacaCACAGCAGGAGGACAGTTAAATTACCCCTCTCTGTCCTCTTCCGAGCGCCGCGCAGGTGGGCCCCACGTAATTCACTCCGCGCTGCATCCGTGGCAGTCCGCTGCGCCTCTCCTTGAAAGTGAGACAGAGCATTTTAAGTTATATCCTGATGGAATTCGATGCTGACTCGACCAACAAGTCTCACGTTTGGAAGTTTTGGAGGAGGGAATATGATggacttttaaaaatgttggaGTGAAATTGTATGGCGGAGTCTATATAGCACCCAAAAACCCCGaatgatatgaatgcggagcaCCTTGAACTGTGCACCTTACGGAGTGACTCACATAAAGGGGCAGAATTTATTCTCTTTGCGGAGTGTCACACGCTTTAATGGTGCTACTTTCACTTCGCacatgaattggactgcattttgcaatttggacctataaattctggctcatctgaaaaaacacgtatgtgcatagggaaactaatggtacaaacgttgtttttaaacagggctagaatttatagttccaaattgcaaagtgcagtctAATTACTCGGAGGCTTTTGGGCGTTGGACAGGGTGTTCGGAAGTTAACATACTTAACTTTCAGGTTCtctttttcggctcaaaatatgatttttgtttcCAATACACATAAGCCCAAAAATACTTCAtaagtgagctatgcgcttcctTTGCCATGAGATTTGCTTTCTGGCGGTCCTTGCAGTAACAATTGCCTGCTCAGCAAGGaatttcgaaaatctgaaacttttccAAAGCTCTGTTGTGTCGAAACGACGCGTTTCTGGACAATTTTTTACACACCTTCTCCATTTAATTTTTCGCGCTCTTTCACGTGTCGTAATCCATTTTTCCTAAcatcatctaccaaaaaagttacCGCGATTttctacacaaaaaaaaaaacacattggctctagagtccagactcttgaaaacattgacaagaaaaaatacacttgattcaatcggatttttgcttaaatcaaaacgaaatccgcttcaattaagaggcttggttctcgatttaaggtagattctgattgaatcaagagtactttttcttgtcgatgttttgaagagtctgcactctagatccaatgtgtttttttcccagtgtgcgtACTCTCGCAATGCCCGTACTCTTCCTGAATAGGGACTGAAGCCTTGACTTGGTACGTTTCTGCTAAACAAGGTCTAAACCTCTAAGCGTTCGGAAAGATCGAAACTTTTAATGTGTCGAATTCAATGACATTACAAAGTATCTATTGAAGGGAACTGGACGGGAGATTTATTCTGTGGCAGCTGCGAAGTCTGCGCGAGAGAGGAAGTGTGTCCGCGTGTAAACACTTGGAAAAGGACACTTGGAGTGAGTTGGTCACCGCTCTGGTGGACAAAAAAGGCACGTCGAGAGGCCCCGGGGCGGAAACGAGGCGTTGCATAAGCTTGACCACTTTGGAGCGCTCAAAGGCCAGACGAGCCACATATCAAAATCCGAGGCGCGCGCGCCCCGGGAGGCCGCCGCACCGACGCACCCGCGCCCCATA contains:
- the RunxA gene encoding uncharacterized protein RunxA isoform X1 — encoded protein: MHLTANTGTSAATPCEDAGGSLMNDTYTKMTSDILAERTLGDFLSEHPGELVRTGSPQFVCTILPPHWRSNKTLPVAFRVVALGDVMDGTVVTIRAGNDENFCAELRNCTAIMKNQVAKFNDLRFVGRSGRGKSFTLTITISSSPPQVATYNKAIKVTVDGPREPRSKTLFSILGQQQQFHAFAFGQRPFLSGHFGNPLDPLQRATDPLAFRMPPMSQCQNMGQFGLNNGHHWSCSTATPYSSYLGASSFSSCAASGGFNTPALGFTASAAEAPVHDNYSSPTNASNASALGLHDGVTPGATDMDQQLMSSQTQLQAMDSESNGHDRSLLFPKYGTADFMAGPRSLSDSSTADSPGGSEDVLLPAPAPAPPAPAPATNGHFHHHHHHHHAGSHGYTSHPAHYPVLPASLLYSQLYNSSSSLGRHAGEEDQRCATSVSQHRANADHSSVWRPY
- the RunxA gene encoding uncharacterized protein RunxA isoform X2, producing the protein MHLTANTGTSAATPCEDAGGSLMNDTYTKMTSDILAERTLGDFLSEHPGELVRTGSPQFVCTILPPHWRSNKTLPVAFRVVALGDVMDGTVVTIRAGNDENFCAELRNCTAIMKNQVAKFNDLRFVGRSGRGKSFTLTITISSSPPQVATYNKAIKVTVDGPREPRSKTRQQQQFHAFAFGQRPFLSGHFGNPLDPLQRATDPLAFRMPPMSQCQNMGQFGLNNGHHWSCSTATPYSSYLGASSFSSCAASGGFNTPALGFTASAAEAPVHDNYSSPTNASNASALGLHDGVTPGATDMDQQLMSSQTQLQAMDSESNGHDRSLLFPKYGTADFMAGPRSLSDSSTADSPGGSEDVLLPAPAPAPPAPAPATNGHFHHHHHHHHAGSHGYTSHPAHYPVLPASLLYSQLYNSSSSLGRHAGEEDQRCATSVSQHRANADHSSVWRPY